A genomic stretch from Enterobacter dykesii includes:
- a CDS encoding diguanylate cyclase, with protein MNKQYQRVLVTTPHPLIRLVCLGLVTFIFTLFSLELTRFGTLLAPLWFPTAIMMVAFYRHAGKMWPGIALACSFGNILATWMLFSWGSINLTYTSVNVVEAFIGALLLRKLLPWYNPLQNLNDWIRVAIGSAVIPPLVGGLLVSLLAPGPEPLRNFFVWVLSEAIGALAVVPLGLLFKPHYLLRHRDPRLLLETLTTLAVTLALSWAAITWLPWPFTCVIVLLMWSAVRLPRMEAFLVFLVTVMVVSLMIAQNPVALTTQHVGAMLNAPWLPFLMLLLPANVMTMVMYAFRAERKHITESEERFRNAMEYSAIGMALVSIEGKWLQANKALCNFLGYSQTELQSLTFQQLTWPEDLHTDLEQLEQLVNGDINTYTLEKRYYTRDGEVVWALLAVSVVRHADGSPLYFIAQIEDINDLKQTEWVNKRLMERITLANEAGGIGIWEWDLEPDIISWDKRMFELYEIPPHIKPTWQLWHDTMLPEDRAHAEQVLRDSLISRLPFKLEFRIRVKEGVRHIRSLANRVLNKQGEVERLLGINMDMTEVKQLNEALFQEKERLHITLDSIGEAVLCTDINMNVTFMNPVAEKMSGWLQTEAIGQPILKVLHITFGEKGPLMENIHSGDMSRSDIDQDVVLNCRTGGNFDIHYSITPLSTLDGQNIGSVIVIQDVTESRKMLRQLSYSASHDALTHLANRVSFENHLKRLLQTVRETRQRHALVFIDLDRFKAVNDTAGHAAGDALLRELSSLMLTMLRSSDVLARLGGDEFGLLLPDCNIESARYIAGRLIHTINDYHFMWEGRLHRIGASAGITLIDENNHQASEIMSQADIACYASKNSGRGMVTVYEPQQERDHNTRSMMSLDEQWHMIKDNHLMMIARSVASPRIPESSNFWLLSLRLWTSQGEVQEEHAFRSGLAEPELLHALDRRIFNEFFRASAAQIASKGMGVALPLSEAGLASVTLVDELLDLLDKSPMPGRLLHLVISADVVCSPDKNLQRSLQKLRQAGCRVIFSQVGRDMNVFTHLTANMADYLMLDAEVVSNVYGNLMDEMMVTIVQGHAQRLGMKTIAGPCNQPIMMDTLSGIGIDFIYGDTIAEPQPLDLLLNTSYFAIN; from the coding sequence ATGAATAAACAATACCAGCGGGTTTTGGTTACCACCCCACATCCTTTAATACGACTTGTCTGTCTGGGCCTGGTCACCTTTATCTTTACCTTATTTTCGCTGGAGCTCACCCGGTTCGGCACCCTGCTGGCCCCCCTCTGGTTCCCCACCGCCATTATGATGGTGGCGTTTTACCGCCATGCAGGAAAAATGTGGCCCGGAATCGCCCTGGCCTGTTCGTTTGGCAATATCCTGGCCACCTGGATGCTCTTTTCGTGGGGATCGATAAACCTTACCTACACCTCAGTTAACGTGGTTGAAGCCTTTATCGGTGCGTTGTTGTTGCGCAAGTTGCTCCCATGGTACAACCCGCTGCAGAATCTGAATGACTGGATCCGCGTGGCCATCGGCAGCGCGGTGATACCGCCGCTGGTTGGCGGCTTGCTGGTTTCCCTGCTGGCGCCCGGCCCCGAACCCCTGCGTAATTTCTTCGTCTGGGTGTTATCCGAAGCCATCGGCGCGCTGGCGGTGGTTCCGCTGGGGCTGTTGTTTAAACCGCATTATCTGCTGCGCCACCGTGACCCGAGACTGCTGCTGGAAACCCTGACCACGCTGGCCGTAACGCTGGCCCTCAGTTGGGCAGCCATCACCTGGCTGCCGTGGCCTTTCACCTGCGTTATCGTTTTGCTTATGTGGAGCGCCGTGCGCTTGCCGCGAATGGAAGCGTTCCTGGTGTTTCTGGTCACCGTGATGGTTGTGTCGCTGATGATTGCCCAAAATCCTGTGGCGCTGACAACCCAGCACGTCGGGGCGATGCTGAACGCTCCCTGGCTGCCGTTCCTGATGCTGCTCCTGCCTGCCAACGTGATGACCATGGTGATGTACGCCTTCCGCGCCGAGCGCAAACACATCACCGAAAGCGAGGAGCGTTTCCGCAATGCGATGGAGTATTCCGCGATTGGCATGGCGCTGGTCAGCATTGAGGGCAAATGGCTGCAGGCTAACAAGGCGCTGTGCAATTTCCTCGGCTACAGCCAGACGGAGCTCCAGTCGCTGACCTTCCAGCAGCTCACCTGGCCGGAAGATCTGCACACCGACCTGGAACAGCTCGAACAGCTGGTCAACGGCGACATCAATACCTATACCCTCGAGAAGCGCTATTACACCCGCGACGGGGAAGTAGTCTGGGCGCTCCTTGCCGTCTCCGTCGTGCGCCATGCCGACGGTTCGCCGCTCTATTTTATTGCTCAGATTGAAGACATTAATGACCTGAAGCAGACCGAGTGGGTTAATAAACGCCTGATGGAGCGCATTACGCTCGCCAACGAAGCGGGCGGCATCGGCATCTGGGAGTGGGATCTGGAGCCGGACATTATCAGCTGGGACAAGCGGATGTTTGAGCTGTATGAAATCCCGCCGCACATCAAGCCCACCTGGCAGCTCTGGCATGACACGATGCTGCCGGAAGATCGTGCCCACGCCGAGCAGGTGCTGCGGGACTCGCTGATATCCCGCCTGCCGTTTAAGCTGGAATTTCGCATCCGCGTGAAGGAAGGCGTGCGTCATATTCGCTCCCTGGCGAACCGGGTGCTCAATAAGCAGGGTGAAGTCGAACGGCTGCTCGGTATCAACATGGATATGACCGAGGTTAAGCAGCTCAACGAAGCGCTCTTCCAGGAAAAAGAGCGTCTGCACATTACCCTTGATTCCATCGGTGAAGCGGTGCTGTGTACCGATATCAACATGAACGTCACCTTTATGAACCCGGTGGCCGAAAAAATGAGCGGCTGGCTGCAGACCGAGGCTATCGGCCAGCCGATCCTGAAGGTGCTGCACATCACCTTTGGTGAAAAAGGGCCGCTGATGGAGAATATTCACAGCGGCGATATGTCCCGTTCCGATATCGATCAGGACGTGGTGCTGAACTGCCGTACCGGCGGCAATTTTGATATTCACTACAGCATTACGCCGCTCAGCACGCTGGACGGGCAGAATATTGGCTCGGTTATCGTGATTCAGGACGTAACCGAGTCGCGCAAGATGCTGCGTCAGCTGAGCTATAGCGCCTCCCACGATGCCCTGACCCATCTGGCAAACCGGGTCAGCTTCGAAAATCATCTCAAACGACTCCTGCAGACCGTTCGCGAAACGCGCCAGCGCCATGCCCTGGTCTTTATCGATCTCGACCGCTTCAAAGCCGTCAACGATACGGCAGGCCATGCGGCGGGCGATGCCCTGCTGCGGGAGCTCTCTTCCCTGATGTTGACCATGCTCCGCTCCAGCGACGTGCTGGCGCGTCTGGGCGGAGATGAGTTCGGGTTACTGCTGCCTGACTGCAATATTGAAAGCGCGCGCTATATTGCCGGGCGTCTGATCCACACGATCAATGACTATCACTTTATGTGGGAAGGCCGCCTGCACCGGATTGGCGCCAGCGCAGGTATCACGCTGATTGATGAAAATAACCATCAGGCGTCAGAAATCATGTCGCAGGCGGATATTGCCTGTTATGCCTCGAAAAACAGCGGGCGCGGCATGGTGACGGTTTACGAACCCCAGCAGGAGCGGGATCACAACACGCGCAGCATGATGTCGCTTGATGAACAGTGGCACATGATTAAAGACAATCACCTGATGATGATCGCCCGCAGCGTCGCCTCCCCGCGTATCCCTGAAAGCAGTAATTTCTGGCTGCTGTCGTTACGCCTCTGGACCAGCCAGGGCGAAGTCCAGGAAGAGCATGCCTTCCGCTCGGGCCTGGCAGAGCCTGAGCTTTTGCACGCCCTCGACAGGCGCATTTTTAATGAGTTTTTCCGCGCCTCTGCCGCCCAGATCGCCAGTAAAGGCATGGGAGTGGCGCTGCCGCTATCTGAGGCCGGTTTAGCCAGCGTAACGCTGGTCGATGAACTTCTCGACCTGCTGGATAAAAGCCCCATGCCGGGCCGTCTCCTGCATCTTGTTATCTCTGCCGACGTGGTGTGCAGCCCGGATAAAAACCTGCAGCGGAGTCTGCAAAAGCTTCGTCAGGCGGGCTGCCGCGTGATCTTCAGCCAGGTGGGCCGCGACATGAACGTCTTTACCCACCTGACCGCCAATATGGCCGACTATCTGATGCTGGACGCGGAGGTGGTAAGCAACGTGTATGGCAACCTGATGGATGAGATGATGGTGACAATTGTTCAGGGCCACGCCCAGCGTCTGGGGATGAAAACCATCGCGGGCCCGTGCAATCAGCCCATCATGATGGATACGCTCTCCGGCATCGGCATTGATTTCATCTATGGCGACACTATCGCCGAGCCGCAGCCATTAGATCTTCTGCTCAACACCAGCTATTTCGCCATCAACTGA
- the asmA gene encoding outer membrane assembly protein AsmA, whose product MRRVLTTLMILLVVLVAGLSALVLLVNPNDFRAYMVRQVEARSGYQLKLDGPLRWHVWPQLSILSGRMSLMAPGAAQPLVSADNMRLDVALIPLISHQLQVKQVMLKGAVIQLTPQTEAVRDASAPVAPRENTLPDEPSDTGWSFDIGKLKVADSVLVFQHEHQEQVTIRNINLQMEQDAHHLASLEFSGRVNRDQRDLTLSLNANVNASDYPHQLTADIQQLSWQLMGADLPTQGITGQGTLQAVWREEQKQLELDNLNLQANDSSLKGQASVTLEEKPKWVLNLQFDKLNLENLLPPLPASATDSDAAQTGQSQAPASRPVISSNLDQPDYNALRGFTADILLKANSLRWRGIDFTDVSSQMFNHNGLLVISELSGKMGAGNLSLPGTLDVRKDVASAEFQPRLDNVEIGTILNAFNYPISLTGQLTLAGDFSGTKIDADAFRREWQGQAHLELRNSRMEGLNFQQLVQQAVERSSDVKAQDNYDSATRLDSFTTDLTLDNGQLTLDRMQGASSLLSMTGEGKLDLVKETADTRFNVRVLSGWQGESKLIDFLKETPVPLTVYGKWQALNYSLQVDQILRKHLQDEAKRRLSGWADRNKDSQDGKDVKKLLDKL is encoded by the coding sequence ATGAGAAGAGTTCTGACGACGCTGATGATTTTGCTGGTGGTGCTGGTGGCTGGCCTTTCGGCGTTGGTTCTGCTGGTTAATCCCAACGATTTCCGCGCTTATATGGTGCGGCAGGTCGAGGCGCGCAGTGGTTATCAACTGAAGCTTGACGGGCCGCTGCGCTGGCACGTCTGGCCGCAGCTCAGCATTCTCTCTGGCCGCATGTCCCTCATGGCACCGGGGGCGGCCCAGCCGCTGGTGTCCGCAGACAACATGCGCCTTGATGTGGCGCTGATCCCGCTCATTTCCCATCAGCTGCAGGTTAAGCAGGTGATGCTAAAAGGCGCGGTGATTCAGCTCACCCCGCAAACCGAAGCCGTGCGTGATGCCAGTGCGCCGGTTGCGCCGCGCGAAAATACCCTGCCTGATGAACCGTCTGATACCGGCTGGTCCTTTGATATCGGCAAGCTGAAAGTTGCCGACAGCGTGTTGGTTTTCCAGCATGAGCACCAGGAGCAGGTGACCATTCGCAACATTAACCTGCAGATGGAACAGGATGCTCACCATCTTGCGTCGCTGGAATTTAGCGGGCGCGTAAACCGCGATCAGCGCGATTTGACCCTGTCGCTGAATGCTAATGTGAACGCCTCGGACTACCCGCATCAACTGACGGCCGACATCCAGCAGTTGAGCTGGCAGCTGATGGGTGCCGATCTCCCCACCCAGGGGATAACCGGGCAGGGAACGCTGCAGGCCGTGTGGCGCGAAGAACAAAAGCAGCTGGAGCTGGATAATCTCAACCTGCAGGCAAATGACAGTAGCCTGAAGGGGCAGGCGAGCGTCACGCTCGAAGAGAAGCCGAAGTGGGTGCTGAATCTGCAGTTTGACAAGCTCAATCTGGAAAACCTGCTGCCGCCTCTGCCGGCCAGCGCCACGGATAGCGATGCCGCCCAGACGGGGCAAAGCCAGGCACCGGCATCACGTCCGGTTATCTCGTCTAATCTCGATCAGCCTGACTATAACGCCCTGCGCGGATTCACGGCGGATATTCTGCTGAAAGCCAATAGCCTGCGCTGGCGCGGCATTGATTTTACCGACGTGAGCAGCCAGATGTTTAACCATAACGGTTTGCTGGTGATCTCCGAGCTGAGCGGAAAGATGGGCGCAGGGAACCTCTCGCTGCCCGGCACGCTGGATGTCCGTAAAGACGTTGCCAGTGCCGAATTCCAGCCGCGTCTCGACAACGTTGAGATAGGCACCATCCTGAACGCGTTTAACTATCCGATATCCCTGACGGGGCAGTTGACGCTCGCGGGTGACTTCTCAGGGACGAAAATTGATGCAGATGCTTTCCGCCGCGAGTGGCAGGGGCAGGCGCATCTTGAGCTGAGAAATTCCCGTATGGAAGGGCTTAACTTCCAGCAGCTGGTGCAGCAGGCGGTTGAGCGCAGCAGCGATGTGAAGGCCCAGGATAACTACGACAGCGCCACGCGCCTCGACAGCTTCACCACGGACCTGACGCTGGACAACGGGCAACTTACACTCGACCGGATGCAGGGTGCCTCTTCACTGTTATCAATGACCGGTGAAGGTAAGCTGGATCTGGTGAAAGAGACGGCGGATACGCGCTTTAACGTGCGGGTACTTTCCGGCTGGCAGGGTGAAAGCAAGCTCATCGACTTCCTGAAAGAGACGCCGGTCCCGCTGACCGTATACGGCAAATGGCAGGCTCTGAATTACAGCCTGCAGGTGGATCAGATCCTGCGCAAGCATCTGCAGGATGAAGCGAAACGTCGGCTTAGCGGCTGGGCGGATCGCAATAAAGATTCACAGGACGGTAAGGACGTGAAGAAGCTGCTGGATAAGCTTTGA
- the alkA gene encoding DNA-3-methyladenine glycosylase 2 gives MYTLNWLPPYDWQWMFGFLGARAVSGIETVTHDYYERSFACEGHQGIFRVTPDIATHTLTVTLSPGLIPVAQTCLERIERLFDLTCNPQHIADTLGDLGAALPGLRLPGAMDAYEQGVRAILGQLVSVAMAAKLTSRVVALCGEPVADCAGYLCFPTPDALAAADPLALKALGMPVKRAESLIHLAQSVIDGTFPLFPPENIEAGMKALQQRPGIGRWTANYLALRGWQAKDVFLPDDYLIKQRFAGMTPAQIRRYAERWQPWRSYALLHIWYTDGWTPSVDGEIAGVEQKI, from the coding sequence ATGTACACCCTGAACTGGCTTCCCCCTTACGACTGGCAGTGGATGTTTGGCTTTCTTGGCGCGCGTGCGGTGTCGGGCATTGAAACCGTCACGCACGACTATTACGAGCGCAGTTTTGCCTGCGAAGGGCATCAGGGAATATTTCGCGTCACGCCGGATATCGCCACCCATACGCTGACCGTCACGCTCAGCCCGGGGTTAATTCCGGTTGCGCAGACGTGCCTTGAACGCATAGAGCGCCTGTTCGATCTCACCTGCAACCCGCAGCACATCGCGGATACGCTGGGCGATCTCGGTGCTGCCCTGCCAGGCTTGCGTTTACCGGGGGCGATGGACGCGTACGAGCAGGGCGTCCGGGCGATCCTCGGGCAACTGGTGAGCGTGGCGATGGCGGCGAAACTGACTTCGCGCGTGGTGGCACTGTGCGGCGAACCGGTGGCGGACTGTGCGGGCTATCTCTGCTTTCCCACGCCGGACGCGCTGGCGGCAGCGGACCCGCTGGCGCTGAAAGCGTTGGGCATGCCGGTAAAGCGCGCGGAGTCGTTAATTCACCTGGCGCAGTCGGTCATTGACGGGACATTTCCGCTTTTCCCGCCCGAGAATATTGAGGCCGGGATGAAGGCGCTACAGCAGCGGCCGGGGATAGGGCGCTGGACGGCAAACTACCTGGCCCTGCGCGGCTGGCAGGCGAAAGATGTCTTTCTGCCGGATGATTATCTGATTAAGCAACGCTTTGCCGGGATGACGCCCGCGCAAATTCGTCGTTATGCCGAACGCTGGCAGCCGTGGCGCTCTTACGCGCTGCTGCACATCTGGTACACCGACGGCTGGACGCCGTCAGTTGATGGCGAAATAGCTGGTGTTGAGCAGAAGATCTAA
- the udk gene encoding uridine kinase, which yields MTDKSHQCVIIGIAGASASGKSLIASTLYRELREQVGDEHIGVIPEDSYYKDQSHLSMEERVKTNYDHPNAMDHSLLFQHLEALKSGQAIELPVYSYVEHTRTQETIRIEPKKVIILEGILLLTDARLRESMNFSIFVDTPLDICLMRRIKRDVNERGRSMDSVMAQYQKTVRPMFLQFIEPSKQYADIIVPRGGKNRIAIDILKAKISQFFE from the coding sequence ATGACTGATAAGTCTCATCAGTGCGTCATTATAGGCATCGCCGGCGCATCGGCTTCAGGTAAAAGTCTAATTGCCAGTACGCTTTATCGCGAACTGCGTGAACAAGTAGGTGATGAGCATATCGGCGTCATTCCCGAAGACAGCTATTACAAAGATCAATCCCATCTGTCGATGGAAGAGCGCGTCAAAACCAATTATGACCACCCAAATGCAATGGATCACAGCTTGCTGTTCCAGCATTTAGAAGCGCTTAAGAGCGGCCAGGCGATTGAGCTGCCCGTTTACAGTTATGTAGAACACACCCGCACGCAGGAAACCATCCGCATCGAGCCGAAAAAGGTCATTATCCTTGAAGGCATCCTGCTCCTGACCGACGCCCGCCTGCGTGAATCCATGAATTTCTCGATTTTCGTTGATACCCCGCTGGATATCTGCCTGATGCGCCGCATCAAGCGTGACGTGAATGAACGAGGCCGTTCGATGGACTCCGTCATGGCGCAGTATCAGAAAACGGTTCGCCCGATGTTCCTGCAGTTTATTGAGCCATCCAAACAATACGCCGATATCATCGTGCCGCGCGGGGGTAAAAACCGCATTGCTATTGATATCTTAAAAGCGAAAATCAGCCAGTTTTTTGAATAA
- the dcd gene encoding dCTP deaminase — MRLCDRDIEAWLDEGRLSITPRPPVERINGVTVDVRLGNKFRTFSGHTAPFIDLSGPKDEVSAALDRVMSDEIVIDEGEAFYLHPGELALAVTFESVTLPPDLVGWLDGRSSLARLGLMVHVTAHRIDPGWSGRIVLEFFNAGKLPLALRPGMMIGALSFEPLSGPADRPYNRRQDAKYRDQQGAVASRIDKD; from the coding sequence ATGCGTCTTTGTGATCGCGATATAGAAGCCTGGCTGGATGAAGGCCGTTTATCTATTACCCCACGCCCACCTGTTGAGCGTATCAATGGCGTGACCGTTGATGTCCGCTTGGGGAATAAATTCCGCACCTTTAGTGGCCATACCGCACCGTTCATTGACCTCAGCGGGCCGAAGGACGAAGTCAGCGCCGCGCTCGATCGCGTGATGAGTGACGAAATCGTTATCGATGAAGGCGAAGCTTTTTATCTGCATCCGGGTGAACTGGCCCTGGCGGTGACGTTTGAATCCGTCACCCTGCCTCCGGACCTGGTCGGCTGGCTTGATGGCCGTTCTTCGCTGGCGAGACTGGGGCTGATGGTTCACGTGACCGCGCACCGTATCGATCCAGGCTGGTCGGGGCGTATCGTGCTGGAATTCTTCAATGCCGGTAAATTGCCGCTGGCGCTGCGCCCGGGCATGATGATCGGCGCGTTGAGCTTTGAACCGCTGTCAGGCCCGGCAGATCGTCCTTATAACCGTCGACAGGACGCAAAATATCGCGACCAGCAGGGCGCGGTTGCCAGCCGTATTGATAAAGACTGA
- a CDS encoding TerC family protein, whose product MEWIADPSIWAGLVTLVVIELVLGIDNLVFIAILAEKLPPSQRDRARVTGLLLAMVMRLLLLASISWLVTLTQPLFSIHGLSFSARDLIMLFGGLFLLFKATVELNERLEGKDSENPTQRRGAKFWPVVAQIVVLDAVFSLDSVITAVGMVDHLAVMMAAVIIAITLMVMASKALTRFVNSHPTIVILCLSFLLMIGFSLVADGFGFHIPKGYLYAAIGFSVMIEALNQLAIFNRRRFLSANQTLRQRTADTVMRLLSGKKEDAELDAESSAMLADHSDGLIFDPQERRMIERVLNLNQRTVSSIMTSRHDIEHIDLTAPEEHIRALLDKNQHTRVVVTGGEEEEELLGVVHVIDLLQQQLHGEALNLRVLVRQPLVFPEGLPLLSALEQFRNARTHFAFVVDEFGSVEGLVTLSDVMETIAGNLPNEVDEIDARHDIQKNADGSWTANGHMPLEDLVQYVPLPLDEKREYHTIAGLLMEYLQRIPQPGEEVQVGDYLLKTLQIENHRVQKVQLIPLRDEEELDFEV is encoded by the coding sequence ATGGAATGGATTGCCGATCCCTCAATCTGGGCCGGGCTGGTTACGCTGGTCGTCATCGAGCTGGTGCTCGGGATTGATAATCTGGTTTTTATCGCCATCCTTGCTGAAAAACTGCCCCCTTCCCAGCGCGACCGCGCGCGCGTAACGGGTCTGCTGCTGGCGATGGTGATGCGTTTACTGCTGCTGGCCTCTATCTCCTGGCTGGTGACGCTCACTCAGCCTCTGTTCTCCATTCACGGCCTGAGTTTTAGCGCCCGCGATCTAATCATGCTCTTCGGCGGGTTGTTTCTGCTGTTCAAAGCCACGGTGGAGCTCAACGAGCGGCTGGAGGGTAAAGACAGCGAGAACCCAACCCAGCGCCGCGGGGCGAAATTCTGGCCAGTAGTGGCGCAAATTGTGGTGCTGGATGCGGTCTTTTCTCTGGACTCGGTGATCACCGCCGTCGGGATGGTGGACCACCTTGCGGTGATGATGGCCGCGGTGATCATTGCCATCACGCTGATGGTCATGGCCAGCAAGGCGCTGACCCGCTTTGTGAACAGTCACCCGACCATCGTGATCCTCTGTCTGAGCTTCCTGCTGATGATTGGCTTTAGCCTGGTGGCCGACGGCTTTGGCTTCCATATTCCGAAAGGCTACCTGTACGCCGCCATCGGCTTCTCCGTCATGATTGAAGCGCTCAACCAGCTGGCAATATTTAACCGCCGCCGCTTCCTGTCCGCGAATCAGACCCTGCGTCAGCGCACGGCCGACACGGTTATGCGCCTGCTAAGCGGTAAGAAAGAGGATGCGGAGCTGGATGCCGAATCCTCCGCCATGCTGGCCGATCACAGCGACGGGCTGATCTTCGACCCGCAGGAACGACGGATGATCGAGCGGGTGCTCAATCTGAATCAGCGGACGGTCAGCAGCATCATGACCTCGCGGCATGACATTGAACATATCGACCTGACGGCACCGGAAGAGCACATTCGCGCCCTGCTGGATAAAAACCAGCACACCCGCGTGGTGGTGACCGGCGGTGAAGAGGAAGAGGAGCTGCTGGGCGTGGTGCACGTTATTGACCTGCTCCAGCAGCAGCTGCACGGCGAGGCGCTCAATCTGCGCGTCCTGGTCCGCCAGCCGCTGGTCTTCCCTGAGGGGCTACCGCTGCTTTCCGCCCTTGAGCAATTCCGTAACGCGCGCACGCACTTTGCCTTTGTGGTGGATGAGTTTGGTTCGGTCGAAGGGCTGGTCACGCTCAGCGACGTCATGGAAACCATTGCCGGTAATCTGCCTAACGAGGTGGATGAGATTGACGCCCGCCATGATATTCAGAAAAACGCAGACGGTTCGTGGACGGCTAACGGCCATATGCCGCTGGAAGACCTGGTGCAATACGTGCCGCTGCCGCTGGATGAAAAACGGGAATATCACACTATCGCCGGTCTGCTAATGGAGTATTTGCAGCGTATCCCGCAGCCGGGAGAAGAGGTTCAGGTGGGCGACTATCTGCTCAAAACGCTGCAGATTGAAAACCATCGCGTGCAGAAGGTTCAGCTCATTCCGCTGCGGGATGAGGAAGAGCTGGATTTTGAGGTTTAG